Part of the Pieris napi chromosome 23, ilPieNapi1.2, whole genome shotgun sequence genome is shown below.
aaaataaaaagatactATAATAGTAAGTTCCCTTATAGTCACTTGAAACATTAATtggttttaattgtataattataaaggTCCAATaagaaattgtattaattaaaataattataaacaacgTTTTATCAGTTATTAGTCAATAATGCtatcattaaaacaataaaaattactgtGATATCTATGATAACAAatgtctttttttattgtgttttgtaatgaaacttgaattttatctttaaaaaagtatactGTTGGTCTTGGTTATAATTTGACCAATTtcttattgtttattaagtcataatattatgtatacatatagCAACAGAAAAAAAGATGAGAGTGATGCAACTCTGTTAAATAGTTGCAAAGACTATATCTTCCTCAATACAGATTGTCTTACAATCAATTTAAAAgacagtaaaaaatattaaatcaacatGTGTGTCAAAATTCAAAGTGAGGTTTATCAAGCTGAtgcaatttaaagaaaatctgAAGTTTCATATAACTTTGTATTTtcaatgatttaaaattattatttataataaatttttaaattcaataatgtTACAAATAAACTACCCATGGTAAACCAGTATAGGTGTCGGTATAAACTCTGTAAAATTCTGGCttaatgataaaaatgtaCAATCTTCATTTATTTGTGTCTTTAAAGTTTTTGTGTCCTTGCCAATTAATGGTACCAAGTAGGTATATTGTATTCCTTtggaataaaattactttataaaaaaaattttttcagACTCAGAAACATGGATTCATTCTTCAGCCTGTTCGACCCCTCAGATGggcaaaataaacaaaaaaagagACATAAAAATGACCAGGAGAAAAGTAATGATGCTCCTAAAggtaaacaaagaaaaattataatcctaatacttattttctacataaaaaaagtagtaggtaggtaggtaaaGTCAAATTTGACTGATGattttttcaatcaaataatttttatacagtcgactctcgataatttgacactcgttaatttaaatctctcgataatttgaaaaaaaatgccggtcccttgaaaaatactcgataaattgaataaaatcaatgataattggtcccttcggtaatttgaagttgaaatagtattatcttgctcgccaacatgcgataatttgaaatacgGTCTTCCCTACTCTCTATAATTTGAAGTGTTTATCATGCAGAGTTGTTTGTGTcaaaaatttgtgaataattgttacataataaaaatatagaaataataagtaacaaattttgatcaaatTCTTATTTCCCTCAGTCGCCCCTCCCCCTCAAacacttgttattttgaaGTCTTGATAATTATCTCTGGTCCcttgagtttcaaattatcgagtcaactgtattcatatttattcagGAAGACGTCGCGGTCGCCGTGGGCAGGGTAAACACGAGACCTTGCCAGAGGAGTCCTCATTCCTCTGTGAGCCACAACTCAGCACGGAAATTCTTGTCAAGGACTGCAGCTATATTGAAAACTATATTGAAGTTAATAATAAGGATGATGGTGAGAAGCGTTGGCCTATTGGATCTAATTCGATCCCCGTAtttacatcaattatatttaacacttGCATGTGTGTTGTAGGAAAACATCCTTCAACATTTTCCTTCAAGGCCGTAGACCGCCTTTGTTAGAAGGCAAAcccctatttaaaaaaaacacatatatatactgataaacatacagaaatctgaagctcAGATTTTCAGGTCTGCCACTGGATGATGAgaaagatgttttttttttaattttgttaggATTAGGAATCGAAAATACCAATTGTCATTGCTAAGTAATTCCGagttgataattttattttaatattctattcccgttcaaaattataaaaattggtttgaattcaaattaccaattacaaataatatttttaaaactccaGATTCTAAAGAATCGGACAAAAAGCCGCGTAGGCGCAACTCGAGAAGGAAATCTCGAcggaaaaacaaaatatcgCCTGGAAAAGATCTCTTGCCCGGGATGGCTTGGCACGAGGAAGCTAATTGTAAGGGTTTTTACTATATTAGCGCACTTGTGATCAATGTTCAATGAAATATGTACATGTTCGTTTTTCTGAACGGTATTCAGATGTGATATGAAATCGGTTTAGGAAGAATTCATACAAAacttagtaattttaataagacaaTGGATGGTTTTtgatacctatattatattcgGATCGTAATCGTCGCAACATACTGTGTGGATCacaatttttctttagatGAGAATATCTTAAGTTGCACTTACTATAGAATGTGGATGTTTGTTGCCATGGTAACACTGTCAATACGATGCTAAAGAGTCcacgttttataatattgtcaACGTCAAATTATTGtcaatattgtttataattttacggtGGCGTCTTCACTTAGGTGCGGGCGAAAAATCAAACCTGAACAATCAATCAACGAAGTTCAAAAACACAGACGAAAAGCTCGGAAAGATTGTAAATAACctgaaaaatttgaaaaaagacAAGAGAAAAGACGAGTATGAAAGAGTCTATAATGTAATAGATAAGCTGGAGAAAGTCGGAATCAAagataatatgtatttgaGCGGTGACTTCGATGACGATAAATGGGAGAGTGATTTCTTCTATAGCGATGACGATGAAGAATTCAGGGATGATAGGTACGGTTTAGTTATTAAactcattaataatatttattaaaaaaatattggttgtttgtaaagtaggtttacgatcgagatgtttacgtgataacgtcttattggtgatataagtttttgggaagtaaggaattaatgaagataacaattttttcaaattttaaattacatctatcgttttattcacacttttgatgataaatttcgggtgtaaaatgacaagtttacttattcgactatgatatacatttttcttcatacattcacggaatgactggcagcgctcgagatcggtcgcgctcgtgaggttttggtgtgacacaagtttctgaacatgtcacccgactaaaacgattttaaagacgttattacgtcaaaaaaagttttttaagaatatatcttattttttttattccagtACCTCGGATGCAGATGACACAGGTGATGAATACTTCGGATGCCTTCCTCCAGAGCCAAGGTTTGGCAATGTGGAGTACAAGCTGCAACTGGTGTCTCCTTGTGAGAGAAGGTTTCAGCATTTGGTCACCCAGGTAGGTCCccttcaaaaatcatttttgaaaagtaatttttttttcataactaAAAATCAACCATccaatatatatacagtcgactctcgataatttgacactCGTTGATTTGAATCTCtcgataattttaaaaaaaaatgcggtcccttgaaaaatactcgataaattgaataaaatcaatgataattggtcccttcggtaatttgaagttgaaaaagtattatcttgctcgccatcATGCCATAATTTGAAATCCTGTCTTTCCTCTCTATAATTTGAAGCGTTTTTCATGCACATACCTGTCGTTTGTTTACATACATGCACAGACTTGTCttgataaaaatttgtgaataattgttaatacataataagaatatagaaataataagtaacaaattttgatcaaatTCAGTCGCCCCTCCCCCTCGTGGTTATTCAAACACTTGTTTATGAACtcttgataatttgaaatttatctctggtcccttgagtttcaaattattgagagtcgactgtatatataatattcaattctatattaattattttaatctagAGAATAATAATGGTTGGTTTAGTTGAAATGGCGCCTTCGGTCGGGTGGTGGGACGGCCGTGTACGTCATAGGGGTGAGGGACTGCGGGGCCCTGAAGGGACTGAGAGCGAACGCCTTGAGGGCCTCTCTGAGGGCGCTGAGAAGGATGGCGAGCGCCATCGGTGCAGTTTTAGTATCGGTGCGAGCGAGACGGGTAGCGCCCAATCGGGCAGTCGCCGAGGTTTATATACGGAAGGTAAGTTTTTGGATGTTggcattaaaaattattttcatcttTGATATTgtgaattttgaaaataatacaaaacaatttttattcatcGTTTGCTAATATAAACTGATTTAAAAGTTTcgagcgtaacgggacaatgcGTCATGTTTATTCGTGTGTGTAGCCGGCGTTCATCGATTTATTAGAAattgtcacgtcaaaatatataaaaattcaatcaGATTaagtcttttaatttaattctaaacACGTTGTAAAATGTTAATACTAACTATTTTGTCTGTTCGATTGTATTCTTACAATTatgatattatttgttttagttgGCAGATACTCAACAAAGTGTAGAACTGAGGGTAGCCGTGATGGGTGCGAACGAAGCGGGAAAATCTACCCTCATTGGAGTTTTAACTCAGGGTAAGGTGACCTTTATATTTGGGTCCATAAATCGGCTCGTCCATAAATTTGTAGTGTCctggaaaatataaataacggTTCCATGAGGACTACAGAATCCaagaatatgtatttatttataagtaatcttacagatacacatatacatattgtaaaagaaaacacttgagataatatacaaagccaaaacagattacatttaacgaaatatatgaaacaaaaattaaacaatttgcaacttaatattttaaagaaaaatgaaattgttactCCTGCTAAAAAAAGTCTTCCCGCTCaaaatatttcctcacatTCTCTTTGGAAATGGTATGATTCtagttttattagttttgtttGGTTTTTTTCATAAGAATGTAAATCATCgtgatattatatatatgtttccttttagttttccacaaaaaatataatcatttatCGTTTTGCGTCTACGTATTTCATATACGAAGTCTATGCTTTATGTTCTTCGTTTagagtaattattaaaatcggTCAGGTGAGCTGGACAACGGCCGAGGCAGCGCTCGACTCAACATGTTCCGACATTTGCACGAAGTGAAGAGCGGCAGGACTTCTTCCCTCAGCCACGAGATTCTGGGGTTCGACGCTCAGGTAGTTCTCAATTTTATACAACTTTAAGTGTATAAAAGCCAGGATAAACGTCTAAGTGTGATGGTTCAGGGCAACGTGGTGAACTACGGGTGTTCGGAGCTGATGACGGCCGAGCGCATCGGAGAGAGGAGCGCGAAGCTGGTCTCGTTCTTGGACTTGGCGGGTCACAGCAAGTACCAGCGGACCACCGTGCACGGGCTCACGGGCTATTGTCCGCATTATGCCATGATCGTGGTGGGTGTCGGCTCTTTATGTATTTGATTGATACATTGCGCCTACTTTAAATCTCTTATATTCTGCAGATCTCCGCCACCGCAGGCATAACGAGCATAACAGAGGAGCACATAGGACTCCTCCTCGCCCTGGATATGCCTTTCTTCGCCGTGATCAGCAAGTGCGAGTTGGCCAATGCCGCCGTGGGGCCGTTGGTGGAGAAGTTGAGGGCTCTTCTGGCGAACGCTAAAAAGGTATGGTTCTTGAAGCAGTGATGACCTAGTTGGCTTCAGCGGGCGACTCTCATTCGTGATGTGTGCTGTGCGCCTTTTGACttcctttctatgtgcgcatttaacacacattagacacaaaaagtcgacatgtgtcaggcacaagagtctgatcacctacttgacaaatgatcaagaaatgtttacagaaatctgaggcccggatctataaaggttgtagcgccagcTATGTAACTACCGTTAAGTctataagtattatattagCCTTTAGTTTTTCCCACACTCGTAAATTGTActttaacattctcgtttccgataataataataaataataataaatcctttatttgccATGATAGTGgtacacaataaaataaaaacaacaacaagaaaagtccgcacaatcagccatacaATAACAGGCttgcaaatgtcataataagaagtcatttatgagtaattgttaaacttatgtTCTAAATACTCGGTCACGCTGtaaaagcaccttgactttaaaaatctaatcaccttccccttgaaaacattacatggcagtgatctataatttttaggaaggtgattaaatattctCACAGCCATGGCGTAACAATTCATCGAGTATAGCGCGGTGCAACATGCAGGAACCCGCAGCCGTGTTGGATCCCTCGGTATATAAAAGCAAGTTTCTTTGtaagttttaaagaattgTGGATGCTTCTTGACAGTCATAACTGCTTCATAGATATACAAACTTGGTACTGTCAGAATACCCAGTTCGTGGAAAATTGGTCTACAACTTATAAGGGTCCAACGCCCATGATAGCCCTAAGACATTTTTTCTGagttataaaaactttactcACATCTACCGAATTTCCCCATAAAAGGATACCATAGCGCAAAACTGAGGCAACATAGCCGTGATAAGCAATAATTGCTGCGTGTTTTGAAGCCGCTTTGCGAGTTCAACTCAaagcaaaaacaaatttatttaggcGCGTGCATATCGTTAAAATGTGTTGTTTCCCATTAAGATTTTGGTCTAGTGTTAAGCCTAGAAACTTGGTTGATATAGCTTCTTCAATTGACtcgtttttataattgattttgaggttattgggtctgcaattattataattccgaaattttataaagttgtttttttttacatttacacttaaattattaatttccaaCCATTCCGTGACATTTCTTACTGTTTCAT
Proteins encoded:
- the LOC125061628 gene encoding GTP-binding protein 2-like isoform X1, yielding MDSFFSLFDPSDGQNKQKKRHKNDQEKSNDAPKGRRRGRRGQGKHETLPEESSFLCEPQLSTEILVKDCSYIENYIEVNNKDDDSKESDKKPRRRNSRRKSRRKNKISPGKDLLPGMAWHEEANCAGEKSNLNNQSTKFKNTDEKLGKIVNNLKNLKKDKRKDEYERVYNVIDKLEKVGIKDNMYLSGDFDDDKWESDFFYSDDDEEFRDDSTSDADDTGDEYFGCLPPEPRFGNVEYKLQLVSPCERRFQHLVTQLKWRLRSGGGTAVYVIGVRDCGALKGLRANALRASLRALRRMASAIGAVLVSVRARRVAPNRAVAEVYIRKLADTQQSVELRVAVMGANEAGKSTLIGVLTQGELDNGRGSARLNMFRHLHEVKSGRTSSLSHEILGFDAQGNVVNYGCSELMTAERIGERSAKLVSFLDLAGHSKYQRTTVHGLTGYCPHYAMIVISATAGITSITEEHIGLLLALDMPFFAVISKCELANAAVGPLVEKLRALLANAKKKPLLITDENLARNCVVPQKSILDTIDDTDQRQDEEEVEQIPVFPVSCVRGVGLNALHAYLLALRPPAEDAQPSSVDTESCEFQIDEIFHVGESSGPVVGGLVARGRLLEGDDLIIGPLDTGEFVEISVKTIFRNRVPCGSARAGQSASLGLSRDPPNLRPGMVLLTRPGQYRTGPRPVWGCTENCTKTTPQIIPKTQNQEKNSKNVKRKNNFLQEVTNLQKILTKTLPFDKNVNEMDKSGIDKVESVDELFGEDFDKSTGEREESGKCACAGRVWLEDPNDPRGCMYFQATVLLIRHSTAIYPGFQCSVHVGNVRQTAIIEGILAPNSVVRAGETASVVFRFARCPEYLLTGRRLLFTAGLGTRAIGRITQTFPYIP
- the LOC125061628 gene encoding GTP-binding protein 2-like isoform X2 codes for the protein MDSFFSLFDPSDGQNKQKKRHKNDQEKSNDAPKGRRRGRRGQGKHETLPEESSFLCEPQLSTEILVKDCSYIENYIEVNNKDDGAGEKSNLNNQSTKFKNTDEKLGKIVNNLKNLKKDKRKDEYERVYNVIDKLEKVGIKDNMYLSGDFDDDKWESDFFYSDDDEEFRDDSTSDADDTGDEYFGCLPPEPRFGNVEYKLQLVSPCERRFQHLVTQLKWRLRSGGGTAVYVIGVRDCGALKGLRANALRASLRALRRMASAIGAVLVSVRARRVAPNRAVAEVYIRKLADTQQSVELRVAVMGANEAGKSTLIGVLTQGELDNGRGSARLNMFRHLHEVKSGRTSSLSHEILGFDAQGNVVNYGCSELMTAERIGERSAKLVSFLDLAGHSKYQRTTVHGLTGYCPHYAMIVISATAGITSITEEHIGLLLALDMPFFAVISKCELANAAVGPLVEKLRALLANAKKKPLLITDENLARNCVVPQKSILDTIDDTDQRQDEEEVEQIPVFPVSCVRGVGLNALHAYLLALRPPAEDAQPSSVDTESCEFQIDEIFHVGESSGPVVGGLVARGRLLEGDDLIIGPLDTGEFVEISVKTIFRNRVPCGSARAGQSASLGLSRDPPNLRPGMVLLTRPGQYRTGPRPVWGCTENCTKTTPQIIPKTQNQEKNSKNVKRKNNFLQEVTNLQKILTKTLPFDKNVNEMDKSGIDKVESVDELFGEDFDKSTGEREESGKCACAGRVWLEDPNDPRGCMYFQATVLLIRHSTAIYPGFQCSVHVGNVRQTAIIEGILAPNSVVRAGETASVVFRFARCPEYLLTGRRLLFTAGLGTRAIGRITQTFPYIP